One part of the Arabidopsis thaliana chromosome 1 sequence genome encodes these proteins:
- the VIK gene encoding VH1-interacting kinase (VH1-interacting kinase (VIK); CONTAINS InterPro DOMAIN/s: Protein kinase, ATP binding site (InterPro:IPR017441), Integrin-linked protein kinase (InterPro:IPR016253), Serine/threonine-protein kinase domain (InterPro:IPR002290), Serine-threonine/tyrosine-protein kinase (InterPro:IPR001245), Protein kinase-like domain (InterPro:IPR011009), Serine/threonine-protein kinase, active site (InterPro:IPR008271), Protein kinase, catalytic domain (InterPro:IPR000719), Ankyrin repeat-containing domain (InterPro:IPR020683), Ankyrin repeat (InterPro:IPR002110); BEST Arabidopsis thaliana protein match is: Integrin-linked protein kinase family (TAIR:AT3G58760.1); Has 139285 Blast hits to 133759 proteins in 5118 species: Archae - 180; Bacteria - 15286; Metazoa - 53967; Fungi - 12530; Plants - 33711; Viruses - 527; Other Eukaryotes - 23084 (source: NCBI BLink).), producing MSSDSPAAGDGGEQAAAGTSVPSPSYDKQKEKARVSRTSLILWHAHQNDAAAVRKLLEEDPTLVHARDYDKRTPLHVASLHGWIDVVKCLLEFGADVNAQDRWKNTPLADAEGARKQKMIELLKSHGGLSYGQNGSHFEPKPVPPPIPKKCDWEIEPAELDFSNAAMIGKGSFGEIVKAYWRGTPVAVKRILPSLSDDRLVIQDFRHEVDLLVKLRHPNIVQFLGAVTERKPLMLITEYLRGGDLHQYLKEKGGLTPTTAVNFALDIARGMTYLHNEPNVIIHRDLKPRNVLLVNSSADHLKVGDFGLSKLIKVQNSHDVYKMTGETGSYRYMAPEVFKHRRYDKKVDVFSFAMILYEMLEGEPPFANHEPYEAAKHVSDGHRPTFRSKGCTPDLRELIVKCWDADMNQRPSFLDILKRLEKIKETLPSDHHWGLFTS from the exons ATGAGCTCCGATTCACCGGCGGCTGGAGACGGTGGCGAACAAGCCGCTGCGGGAACAAGCGTGCCTTCACCTTCATACGACAAACAAAAGGAGAAGGCACGTGTGAGTAGAACATCTCTGATACTATGGCACGCGCACCAAAACGACGCAGCTGCAGTTCGGAAACTCTTGGAGGAAGATCCGACTTTGGTTCACGCTAGAGACTATGACAAACGAACGCCTCTCCACGTGGCGTCGCTTCATGGATGGATCGATGTTGTTAAATGTCTGCTTGAGTTTGGTGCTGATGTCAATGCTCAGGATAGGTGGAAGAACACG CCACTGGCTGATGCAGAAGGAGCTAGGAAGCAGAAAATGATTGAACTGCTGAAATCTCATGGTGGTTTGTCTTAT GGTCAAAACGGAAGTCACTTTGAACCAAAGCCTGTGCCACCACCAATTCCAAAGAAATGTGACTGGGAAATTGAACCTGCTGAGCTGGATTTTTCAAATGCTGCAATGATTGGAAAG GGTTCATTTGGTGAGATTGTGAAAGCCTATTGGAGAGGAACACCGGTAGCTGTGAAACGtattcttccttctctttcagATGATAGACTGGTTAT TCAGGACTTCAGGCATGAGGTTGATTTGCTAGTTAAGCTTCGCCATCCAAATATAGTCCAATTCTTAGGAGCGGTAACCGAAAGAAAGCCCCTTATGTTAATCACTGAGTACTTACGCGGG GGAGATCTTCATCAATACCTCAAGGAGAAGGGCGGTCTTACTCCAACAACTGCTGTCAACTTTGCTTTGGATATCGCGAG AGGAATGACATATCTTCACAATGAACCTAATGTTATCATTCACCGAGATCTTAAACCAAG GAACGTTCTTCTGGTTAATTCTAGTGCAGACCACTTGAAAGTTGGAGACTTTGGACTTAGTAAGCTcataaaagttcaaaactctCATGATGTCTACAAAATGACTGGAGAAACAGGAAGCT ATCGTTATATGGCTCCTGAAGTATTCAAGCATAGAAGATATGACAAGAAAGTCGATGTCTTCTCCTTTGCAATGATACTTTACGAG ATGCTTGAAGGAGAGCCACCATTTGCGAACCATGAGCCATATGAAGCAGCCAAACATGTATCTGATGGACATAGACCTACATTCCGTTCCAAAGGATGCACACCAGATCTAAGAGA GTTAATTGTGAAATGCTGGGACGCAGACATGAACCAGAGACCGTCGTTTCTGGACATTCTCAAGAGACTTGAAAAGATCAAGGAAACTCTACCATCAGATCACCATTGGGGCTTATTCACTTCATAA
- a CDS encoding emp24/gp25L/p24 family/GOLD family protein (emp24/gp25L/p24 family/GOLD family protein; FUNCTIONS IN: protein transmembrane transporter activity; INVOLVED IN: intracellular protein transport, transport; LOCATED IN: endoplasmic reticulum, membrane; EXPRESSED IN: guard cell, callus; CONTAINS InterPro DOMAIN/s: GOLD (InterPro:IPR009038), emp24/gp25L/p24 (InterPro:IPR000348); BEST Arabidopsis thaliana protein match is: emp24/gp25L/p24 family/GOLD family protein (TAIR:AT1G26690.1); Has 1568 Blast hits to 1566 proteins in 238 species: Archae - 0; Bacteria - 0; Metazoa - 707; Fungi - 431; Plants - 276; Viruses - 0; Other Eukaryotes - 154 (source: NCBI BLink).), whose protein sequence is MNHRRSSIVLLILSILSPVTLSIRYELLSGHTKCISEEIHANAMTIGKYSIINPHEDHPLPSSHKVTVRVTSPQGTAYHESDGVESGQFSFVAVETGDYISCFSAVDHKPETTLIIDFDWRTGIHTKDWSNVAKKSQVETMEFEVKKLFETVNGIHDEMFYLRDREEEMHNLNIATNSKMAWLSFVSLAVCLSVAGLQFWHLKTFFQKKKLI, encoded by the exons ATGAATCATCGTCGGAGCTCGATCGTACTATTGATCCTCTCAATTTTATCTCCCGTGACACTCTCTATACGATACGAGCTACTTTCTGGGCACACGAAATGCATCTCAGAGGAGATTCACGCAAACGCAATGACCATCGGAAAATACAGCATTATAAACCCTCACGAGGATCatcctcttccttcttcccATAAAGTCACCGTCAGG gTCACATCGCCACAAGGGACGGCTTATCACGAATCGGACGGAGTAGAATCGGGACAATTCTCGTTTGTAGCTGTGGAAACAGGGGATTACATAAGTTGCTTCTCCGCCGTCGATCACAAACCAGAGACGACGCTGATCATTGACTTTGATTGGAGGACGGGTATTCATACCAAGGATTGGTCGAATGTGGCAAAGAAGAGCCAAGTCGAA ACGATGGAGTTTGAGGTTAAGAAGTTATTTGAAACCGTGAATGGAATCCACGATGAGATGTTCTATCTCCGCGACAG GGAAGAAGAAATGCACAATCTGAACATAGCGACAAATTCGAAGATGGCATGGTTGAGTTTCGTGTCGCTTGCAGTTTGTTTATCGGTCGCAGGTCTTCAGTTTTGGCACTTGAAGACTTTCTTccagaaaaagaagcttatCTGA
- a CDS encoding O-fucosyltransferase family protein (O-fucosyltransferase family protein; CONTAINS InterPro DOMAIN/s: GDP-fucose protein O-fucosyltransferase (InterPro:IPR019378); BEST Arabidopsis thaliana protein match is: O-fucosyltransferase family protein (TAIR:AT2G03280.1); Has 821 Blast hits to 817 proteins in 30 species: Archae - 0; Bacteria - 0; Metazoa - 0; Fungi - 0; Plants - 821; Viruses - 0; Other Eukaryotes - 0 (source: NCBI BLink).): protein MEVRSESNITQARSDKLPLPPAVPKPRVQVWFVRVCSSILVWTCLVQLFAAGELWHSRIFTGLTNQISRFSAPVEPVPLPPPLPPPRNYTSNGILLVSCNGGLNQMRSAICDMVTVARLLNLTLVVPELDKTSFWADPSGFEDIFDVRHFIDSLRDEVRILRRLPKRFSRKYGYQMFEMPPVSWSDEKYYLKQVLPLFSKHKVVHFNRTDTRLANNGLPLSLQWLRCRVNFQGLKFTPQLEALGSKLVRILQQRGPFVALHLRYEMDMLAFSGCTHGCTEEEAEELKKMRYTYPWWREKEIVSEERRAQGLCPLTPEEVALVLKALGFEKNTQIYIAAGEIYGSEHRLSVLREAFPRIVKKEMLLESAELQQFQNHSSQMAALDFMVSVASNTFIPTYDGNMAKVVEGHRRYLGYKKTILLDRKRLVELLDLHHNKTLTWDQFAVAVKEAHERRAGAPTHRRVISDKPKEEDYFYANPQECLCEGTNCHDLFGHRNLTH from the exons ATGGAAGTTAGATCGGAGAGTAATATTACTCAGGCGCGAAGCGATAAGCTTCCGCTTCCGCCGGCAGTTCCGAAGCCTCGTGTACAAGTATGGTTCGTTAGAGTTTGCTCCAGCATTTTGGTTTGGACGTGTTTGGTTCAGCTTTTCGCCGCCGGTGAGCTTTGGCATTCCCGGATCTTCACTGGTTTAACCAATCAGATTTCTAGATTCTCAGCCCCTGTTGAGCCAGTTCCATTGCCACCTCCTCTACCTCCTCCGA GGAATTATACAAGCAATGGTATTCTACTTGTATCCTGTAATGGTGGATTGAATCAAATGCGATCCGCG ATATGTGATATGGTGACTGTTGCTCGGTTATTGAATCTCACTCTCGTTGTTCCAGAGCTTGACAAAACATCTTTCTGGGCTGATCCTAG tGGTTTTGAGGATATTTTTGATGTGAGACATTTCATTGATTCATTAAGAGATGAAGTTCGGATCTTAAGGAGGCTTCCTAAACGGTTTAGTAGAAAGTATGGATATCAAATGTTCGAAATGCCTCCTGTGAGCTGGTCTGATGAAAAATATTACTTGAAGCAG GTATTGCCTCTCTTCAGCAAGCATAAAGTTGTACACTTCAATAGGACTGATACCCGCCTGGCAAACAATGGTCTTCCGCTCTCTCTCCAGTGGCTCAGGTGCCGGGTGAATTTTCAGGGACTAAAGTTCACTCCACAGCTTGAGGCTTTGGGATCTAAGTTAGTTCGGATTCTACAACAAAGAGGGCCATTTGTGGCTTTGCATCTGAGATATGAGATGGACATGTTAGCTTTCTCTGGCTGCACTCATGGTTGCACTGAGGAAGAAGCGGAAGAGCTAAAAAAGATGAG GTACACATATCCCTGGTGGAGAGAGAAGGAGATAGTCTCAGAGGAGAGGAGGGCGCAAGGGCTGTGTCCTTTGACGCCAGAGGAGGTGGCCTTGGTATTAAAAGCGTTGGGATTTGAGAAAAATACACAGATATACATTGCAGCTGGTGAGATTTATGGGAGCGAGCATAGACTATCCGTGTTAAGGGAAGCATTCCCGAGAATT GTAAAGAAGGAAATGCTATTGGAGTCAGCAGAGCTGCAACAGTTTCAGAACCATTCGTCTCAAATGGCTGCTCTAGATTTCATGGTATCTGTGGCCAGCAACACTTTTATTCCTACGTATGATGGAAACATGGCAAAAGTCGTGGAAGGTCATCGTAG ATACCTTGGATATAAGAAGACAATCCTGCTTGACCGTAAGAGACTCGTGGAGCTACTAGACTTACATCACAACAAGACCCTCACGTGGGATCAGTTTGCAGTAGCAGTCAAGGAAGCCCATGAGAGACGAGCAGGAGCACCTACTCATCGAAGAGTAATCTCTGACAAACCTAAGGAGGAAGATTACTTCTACGCAAATCCTCAAGAATGTCTTTGTGAAGGTACAAATTGCCACGACCTGTTTGGCCATAGAAATTTAACACATTGA
- the LSMT-L gene encoding Rubisco methyltransferase family protein (Rubisco methyltransferase family protein; FUNCTIONS IN: [ribulose-bisphosphate carboxylase]-lysine N-methyltransferase activity; LOCATED IN: chloroplast, chloroplast stroma; EXPRESSED IN: 20 plant structures; EXPRESSED DURING: 13 growth stages; CONTAINS InterPro DOMAIN/s: Rubisco methyltransferase (InterPro:IPR011192), SET domain (InterPro:IPR001214), Rubisco LSMT substrate-binding (InterPro:IPR015353); BEST Arabidopsis thaliana protein match is: Rubisco methyltransferase family protein (TAIR:AT3G07670.1); Has 1278 Blast hits to 1271 proteins in 187 species: Archae - 0; Bacteria - 0; Metazoa - 262; Fungi - 348; Plants - 463; Viruses - 0; Other Eukaryotes - 205 (source: NCBI BLink).) has translation MSASVAVVSGFLRIPSIQKSQNPSFLFSRPKKSLVRPISASSSELPENVRNFWKWLRDQGVVSGKSVAEPAVVPEGLGLVARRDIGRNEVVLEIPKRLWINPETVTASKIGPLCGGLKPWVSVALFLIREKYEEESSWRVYLDMLPQSTDSTVFWSEEELAELKGTQLLSTTLGVKEYVENEFLKLEQEILLPNKDLFSSRITLDDFIWAFGILKSRAFSRLRGQNLVLIPLADLINHNPAIKTEDYAYEIKGAGLFSRDLLFSLKSPVYVKAGEQVYIQYDLNKSNAELALDYGFVESNPKRNSYTLTIEIPESDPFFGDKLDIAESNKMGETGYFDIVDGQTLPAGMLQYLRLVALGGPDAFLLESIFNNTIWGHLELPVSRTNEELICRVVRDACKSALSGFDTTIEEDEKLLDKGKLEPRLEMALKIRIGEKRVLQQIDQIFKDRELELDILEYYQERRLKDLGLVGEQGDIIFWETK, from the exons ATGTCAGCCTCCGTCGCCGTCGTGTCGGGTTTTCTCCGTATCCCGTCAATTCAAAAGTCTCAAAACccttcctttctcttttctcgACCCAAGAAATCTTTGGTGAGACCCATTTCAGCTTCAAGCTCAGAGTTGCCGGAAAATGTTCGGAATTTCTGGAAATGGCTCAGAGACCAAGGAGTCGTATCCGGGAAGTCTGTGGCAGAACCTGCGGTGGTACCGGAAGGTTTGGGACTTGTAGCCAGGCGTGATATTGGAAGAAACGAGGTCGTATTGGAGATTCCCAAGCGATTGTGGATAAACCCAGAGACAGTGACTGCTTCCAAGATTGGACCTTTATGCGGCGGATTAAAGCCGTGGGTTTCAGTAGCTCTGTTTTTGATCAGAGAGAAGTATGAAGAAGAGTCTTCATGGAGAGTTTATCTTGATATGCTTCCTCAATCTACTGATTCTACTGTCTTCTG GTCAGAAGAGGAGCTTGCTGAGCTTAAAG GGACTCAACTGTTGAGCACCACATTGGGTGTGAAAGAGTATGTGGAGAATGAATTCTTGAAACTGGAACAAGAGATATTACTGCCTAACAAAGATCTCTTCTCATCCCGCATAACACTTGATGACTTCATATGGGCGTTTGGGATCCTCAAGTCGAGGGCTTTTTCTCGTCTCCGTGGCCAAAACCTTGTCTTGATCCCTCTTGCAGACTTG ATAAACCATAACCCCGCGATAAAGACAGAAGATTATGCATACGAGATCAAAGGAGCCGGCCTTTTCTCTAGAGATCTCTTATTTTCCTTGAAGTCACCTGTTTATGTTAAAGCAGGTGAGCAG GTATACATTCAGTACGATCTGAACAAAAGCAATGCAGAACTTGCTCTCGACTATGGTTTTGTGGAATCAAACCCTAAACGGAACTCATATACTTTAACAATAGAGATACCAGAATCAGACCCATTCTTTGGGGATAAGTTGGATATTGCTGAGAGTAACAAGATGGGTGAGACCGGATACTTTGACATAGTAGACGGCCAGACTCTTCCCGCTGGTATGCTTCAGTACCTTCGGCTTGTGGCTCTTGGCGGTCCAGATGCTTTCTTATTAGAATCTATCTTCAATAACACCATATGGGGTCATCTTGAATTGCCTGTAAGTCGTACAAACGAGGAACTCATATGCCGTGTTGTCAGAGATGCCTGCAAATCTGCTCTGTCTGGTTTTGATACGACCATTGAAGAG GATGAGAAGCTTCTGGACAAAGGAAAGCTTGAGCCTAGGTTGGAAATGGCTCTCAAGATAAGGATTGGTGAGAAGAGAGTGCTTCAGCAAATCGACCAAATCTTCAAGGATAGAGAGCTTGAACTTGACATTTTAGAGTATTACCAAGAGAGAAGGCTCAAAGATCTTGGGTTGGTTGGCGAACAAGGGGATATTATCTTCTGGGAAACCAAGTGA
- a CDS encoding EXS (ERD1/XPR1/SYG1) family protein (EXS (ERD1/XPR1/SYG1) family protein; LOCATED IN: integral to membrane; EXPRESSED IN: 21 plant structures; EXPRESSED DURING: 12 growth stages; CONTAINS InterPro DOMAIN/s: SPX, N-terminal (InterPro:IPR004331), EXS, C-terminal (InterPro:IPR004342); BEST Arabidopsis thaliana protein match is: EXS (ERD1/XPR1/SYG1) family protein (TAIR:AT2G03240.1); Has 1168 Blast hits to 1094 proteins in 207 species: Archae - 0; Bacteria - 0; Metazoa - 260; Fungi - 396; Plants - 362; Viruses - 0; Other Eukaryotes - 150 (source: NCBI BLink).), whose protein sequence is MKFGKEFSSQMVPEWQQAYMDYDFLKTLLKEIITFKRRTNNAPSHGGAKTGGGLNRKLTLYRAFSGLVSTPRHKRSNSSHDVEEGVQLTGSMRSGPILVNTTASHGYETTFLMAAEEGGEYELVFFRRLDDEFNKVDKFYRKKVEEVLKEAAMLNKQMDALIAFRVKVENPDGWRWEERTVEMTRLASDIATSAAALSASTPAGAKSMKVRSQEHMEAIQEGGSSRAGLMEDDEEDEDEQNETSVVSTGAIDNETTTSRMRGARPSPIDVLGRVKINNTKETPRSTIKGVLKVSKQTDLKFSRENLMKVEESLKRAFIEFYQKLRLLKSYSFLNVLAFSKILKKYDKITSRDATKPYMKVVDSSYLGSSDEVMRLMERVEATFIKHFANANRAKAMNILRPKAKRERHRITFSTGFSAGCVFSLIVALVAIIRTRNLLEMEGQKEYMNTMFPLYSLFGFIVLHIIVYAANIYYWRRYRVNYSFIFGFKQGTELGYRQVLLVGFSIGVLALLCVLANLDMEADPKTKAYQARTEILPLILLAAMFIVLVLPFNYFYRSSRFFFLTCLFHCLAAPLYKVTLPDFFLGDQLTSQVQAIRSIEFYICYYGWGDFRHRKSTCKESDVYNTFFFIVAVIPYVSRLLQCLRRLFEEKNPEQGYNGLKYFLTIVAVCLRTAYSIQKGQVAWRVLAAVFSFIAAIFCTYWDFVHDWGLLNRTSKNRWLRDKLLVPQKKVYFIAMVLNVLLRFAWIQTVLDFNFSFMHRQTMVAIVASLEIIRRGIWNFFRLENEHLNNVGKYRAFKSVPLPFNYDEDDDKDN, encoded by the exons atgaagttCGGAAAAGAGTTCTCGTCTCAGATGGTGCCAGAGTGGCAACAAGCTTACATGGATTACGATTTTCTCAAAACTCTTCTCAAAGAAATCATCACATTCAAACGAAGAACCAACAATGCACCTTCTCATGGTGGTGCCAAGACCGGCGGAGGATTAAACCGGAAATTGACTCTATACCGTGCGTTTAGCGGTCTTGTCTCAACGCCAAGGCATAAACGTAGTAATAGCTCTcatgatgttgaagaaggtgTACAGTTGACGGGATCGATGAGGTCGGGGCCGATTCTTGTGAACACGACCGCGAGTCATGGTTATGAGACGACGTTTCTGATGGCCGCGGAAGAAGGAGGAGAGTACGAACTAGTGTTTTTCCGGCGACTAGACGATGAGTTCAATAAGGTTGATAAGTTTTACAGAAAGAAAGTTGAAGAAGTGTTGAAAGAAGCGGCGATGCTTAATAAACAGATGGACGCTTTGATCGCGTTTCGTGTTAAAGTTGAGAACCCAGATGGATGGAGATGGGAGGAACGGACGGTGGAGATGACTCGATTAGCTTCCGATATTGCTACTTCTGCGGCGGCTCTCTCTGCTTCTACTCCAGCCGGAGCTAAATCCA TGAAAGTTAGAAGTCAAGAGCACATGGAAGCAATCCAAGAAGGAGGCTCGAGCAGAGCTGGGCTaatggaagatgatgaagaagacgaagacgaacAAAACGAAACCTCTGTGGTATCTACCGGAGCAATCGATAATGAGACTACTACGAGCAGGATGAGAGGAGCGAGACCATCTCCGATCGATGTACTTGGTCGAGTTAAGatcaacaacacaaaagaGACACCTCGTTCCACCATTAAAGGAGTTCTCAAAGTATCAAAACAGACAGATTTAAAATTCAGCAGAGAGAATCTGATGAAAGTCGAAGAGAGTCTCAAGCGTGCTTTCATCGAGTTTTATCAGAAGCTTCGACTTCTCAAGAGCTATAG TTTTTTGAATGTATTGGCGTTCTCGAAGATATTGAAGAAGTATGATAAG ATAACTTCGAGAGATGCAACGAAGCCTTACATGAAAGTGGTTGATAGTTCATACTTGGGAAGCTCTGATGAG GTAATGAGACTCATGGAGCGTGTTGAAGCAACATTCATTAAGCATTTTGCTAACGCTAATCGGGCAAAAGCAATGAACATTTTACGACCTAAAGCGAAACGAGAGAGACATAGAATTACATTTTCCACAG GTTTCTCGGCTGGTTGCGTTTTTTCTCTTATAGTGGCTCTTGTTGCTATCATCCGTACCCGAAATCTCTTGGAAATGGAAGGCCAGAAGGAATACATGAATACTATGTTCCCTCTTTATAG CTTGTTCGGGTTTATCGTGCTGCATATCATCGTGTATGCTGCTAATATATACTACTGGAGGCGATATCGAGTAAACTATTCCTTCATATTTGGGTTCAAGCAAGGAACTGAACTTGGATACAGACAAGTCCTGCTTGTTGGTTTCAGCATCGGAGTCTTGGCATTGCTTTGTGTTCTTGCCAATCTTGACATGGAGGCAGACCCCAAAACGAAAGCCTATCAAGCTAGAACTGAAATTCTTCCTCTTATCCTACTTGCT GCTATGTTCATTGTTCTAGTCCTGCCATTCAACTACTTTTACCGCTCGAGTCGCTTTTTCTTCCTCACTTGTCTGTTTCACTGCCTCGCAGCTCCACTTTACAAG GTTACATTGCCTGATTTCTTCTTGGGAGATCAGTTAACTAGCCAGGTTCAAGCGATTCGAAGCATCGAGTTCTATATATGTTACTATGGTTGGGGAGACTTCAGACACAGAAAAAGCACTTGCAAAGAATCTGATGTCTACaacactttcttcttcattgttgcTGTCATCCCTTATGTCTCTCGCCTCCTTCAG TGCCTGCGACGGCTGTTTGAGGAAAAAAACCCGGAACAAGGGTACAACGGACTCAAGTATTTCTTGACTATAGTGGCGGTTTGCTTGAGAACGGCTTACAGTATCCAAAAAGGTCAAGTCGCTTGGAGGGTTTTAGCTGCTGTCTTCTCATTTATAGCTGCAATATTCTGTACTTACTGGGACTTTGTCCATGATTGGGGTCTTCTAAACCGGACATCCAAAAACCGTTGGCTTCGAGATAAACTCCTTGTTCCTCAAAAGAAAGTATACTTCATAGCGATG GTTTTGAATGTCCTGTTGAGATTTGCGTGGATCCAGACAGTTTTAGATTTCAACTTTTCTTTCATGCATAGACAGACGATGGTTGCCATTGTCGCTAGTCTTGAGATCATTCGTCGTGGTATATGGAATTTCTTCAG ATTGGAGAACGAGCATTTGAACAATGTCGGGAAATACCGAGCCTTCAAGTCCGTCCCATTACCGTTCAACTacgatgaagatgacgatAAAGATAACTAG
- a CDS encoding GCK domain-containing protein (GCK domain-containing protein; FUNCTIONS IN: molecular_function unknown; INVOLVED IN: biological_process unknown; LOCATED IN: cellular_component unknown; CONTAINS InterPro DOMAIN/s: GCK (InterPro:IPR012891); BEST Arabidopsis thaliana protein match is: GCK domain-containing protein (TAIR:AT5G02210.1); Has 30201 Blast hits to 17322 proteins in 780 species: Archae - 12; Bacteria - 1396; Metazoa - 17338; Fungi - 3422; Plants - 5037; Viruses - 0; Other Eukaryotes - 2996 (source: NCBI BLink).) gives MKDFLPSTVWRDPGESVSPNEVREEEEKGEVFSAFMRGGGCKEPFTDWEDCTDEATNVGVFAMMTKCMVWMLTDHYRPFLAAKKTAQEHIEKELQAFLSKE, from the coding sequence ATGAAGGATTTCTTGCCGTCAACTGTTTGGCGAGATCCAGGGGAATCCGTATCCCCAAATGAAgtaagggaagaagaagagaaaggagaggTGTTTTCAGCGTTCATGAGAGGAGGTGGTTGCAAGGAACCATTTACTGACTGGGAAGATTGCACTGATGAAGCTACCAACGTTGGAGTCTTTGCGATGATGACCAAATGTATGGTATGGATGCTCACTGATCACTATCGTCCGTTTCTTGCGGCCAAAAAAACTGCTCAAGAACACATAGAGAAGGAGCTTCAAGCCTTTCTCTCGAAAGAATGA